Genomic window (Candidatus Eisenbacteria bacterium):
TCTGCAGGGTGACGCTGGACCAGGAGCCCGTGGCCGCGTCGAATCCGTAGGCGACCCGGCTCGTCCAGAGGAGGGCCACCTCGGAGCCGGCGGATCCTCCCTGGAGCGGTTCGCTGACCTCGACAGCAGACCACTGGCTGAGCGTGCCGGAGTAGGCATAGGCATTGTACTTGCCCCAGACGACTCCCACGCGCCCCATGCCGGCGACAGACATCCCGACCGGGTCCTCGATCGGCGTGATGCTCCAGCTCCCCGCTCCCTGACTATTGAAGACATGGGCGGCCTGGTGCGTCCAGACGAGCCCCATCCCTTGCGTGACGATCCCCCCGAGCGCGTCCCCCGTGAAGGCCTGGACCGTCCACTGGCCCGTCGAGGCGTTGTAGGCGTATCCGTTCGCCTTTGTCCAGACCAGGCCGAAGGTCCCCGCGGAGCCTCCTCCCACCGGGAGGCGCCCGTCGAGTGAGCACGATGCCCAGGAGTTCCATGGGGTCGCGATGCCGTAGCAAGTGCTGGCGGTCCAGGCGATCGCAGTCGTGTTCTCGACGTCCTCTCCCACGATGGCCCCCTGGAAGGGCGTCACGTACCACTGCCCGTTGTTTGAGTTGTAGGCATAGAGGCGCGCCCAGGATCGCGCGTAGCCGATGTAGGCGCCCACGAGCTTGCTATCGAGCGGCGAGTCGAGCGTGCGACCCGTCCAGTACCCGGTGCCGGGGCTGAAGCCATAGACTCTCGCGGGCGTGTCGATGAGCGCCACCCTTCCTGAGGCAACACCCTGGTAGGCGCCGCAGCCGGCGGGGTAGAGCAGGATGAGGATGAGTGTGGCTAGACATGCGGAACATACTGTCCTCGGCATGAGCACCTCGCGCATGATGGAACGACGATCCCCCGGATCCTGCGTGCTTGCTGGTGGCGACAACTGTCGTGAAGCGTAGGATCCTCCGAGCACATCGAGCCCCACTCCTTGCGAAGGGGCTCGGTGCCGCAGATTCTCTCGCCGGCTGAATTCTACGCCGGACCCGACGCGGAGGCAAGGCCCGGAGTGGATTCTGCGGATGCGGAGTGGATTCTGCGGAGTGGATTCTTCCCCTCTAGCCGCGTCCTCCGGGGGGCGCCGGCTCCTCCCCGCCAGCGCCGAAGGCCTTCATGGCGGCCGAGTAGGCCCGCAGCCGCTCATCGACCTTGGCGAAGAGGCTCCCTTTCGGATAGGCGCCGTCGGGCCCGCGCGTTCCGGCCTTCACCCCGGTTAACAGCTCCGCCCCTTCCTCCACCGTGCGCACCGCAAAGACGTGGAATCTCCCCGCGGCGATGGCATCGACGACCTCCTGGCGGAGCATCAGGTCGCGCATGTTGATCTCCGGGATCAGGACCCCCTGCCGTCCAGTCAGCCCGCGGGCCTTGCAGACCTCGTAGAAGCCCTCGATCTTCTCGTTCACGCCGCCGATCGGTTGGATCTCCCCATGCTGGTTCACGCTGCCGGTCACGGCCAGATCCTGTCGGAGCGGCACATCGGCGAGGCTGCTCAAGAGGGCGTAGATCTCCGTCGAGGAGGCGCTGTCGCCGTCGACCCCGCTGTAGGATTGCTCGAAGCAGAGCGAGGCGCTCATCGCGAGGGGCTTGTCCTGAGCGAAACGGTTGCGGAAGAACCCCTCCAGGATGAGGACGCCCTTGTTGTGGGACGGCCCCGAGAGATCCGCCTCGCGCTCGATGTTGATCACCCCTGCGCGTCCGACGCTGGTCTTCGCGGTGATCCGCGTGGGGCGACCGAACATGTAGTCTCCGAGGTCGATCACGGAGAGGCCGTTGATCTGTCCCACGCGCGCGCCGTCGGAATCGACGATCAGCGTCCCTTCCACAATCAGCTCCTGGATCTTGTCCTCGATCAGCCCCACGCGCTTGATCTTCTCCTCGATCGCCTTGCGGACGTGGGTCGCGTCGACGAGCTTCGAGCCCGCGCGCTTCGCCCAGTAGGAGGACTCGCGCACGAGATCGGCGATCTCGCTGAAGCGGGTTGAGAGCTTCGACTGCCTGCCGGCCAGACGCACCCCCTGCTCGAGGATCGCCGCCACCCCCGTGCGCTGGACCGGCAGAAGATCCTCCTCCGATTGGATCTTGCGGATGAACTTCGTGTAACGATCGATGTTCTCCGCGTCACGGCTCATGACGGAGTCGAAGTCCGCCTTGACCTTGAAGATCTTGCGGAAGTCGGGATCGTAGGCATAGAGGATCCGGTAGGCATAGGCATCTCCGATCACCACGACGCGGACGCGGACGGGGATCGGCTCCGGCTTCAGGGCGGAGGTCGTGAAGAGATAGAGGGGATCGTACCCCTGGATGTCGATCTGGCGATTCTTGAGCGTCCGCTTGAGGGCCGACCAGACGCCCGGCTCGCCGATGAAATCGTAGAGATTCAAGACGATGAATCCGCCGTTGGCCCTAAGGAGCGATCCCGCCTTGACGTGCGTGAAGTCGCTCCTCCAGTGGCCGGAGCGGTCGACCACCTTCTCGATCGTGCCGAAGAGGTTTCGATAGTTGGGGGAGGTCTCCACGATGACGGGCGAGCGGACGGTCGAGGAGTTGTCGACGAGGACGTTGACCTGGTACTGGAGGAAGCGCTCGGCGTCGACCTCCGGGTGCGCGGTCGGCTGCTCCTCTCCGTCGCGCTCGGTGAACTGGTCCATGTGGGAGAGGATCTGCTCCCGCACCCCGTCGAGATACTCGGTCACCTTGGGACTCTCGTACTCCCTCTTCAGGTCGTTCATGTAGTCGTCGACGACCGGACGGCCGAACTCCCTCTCGAGTTCCGCGAGCTCGCCCCGGAGGCCTCGCTTCAGGTCGCGCACCTGGTGGAAGGTCTCCTCCATGAGGCCTGTCAGCTCCTGGTACTTGGCCCTCAGCCGCTGGAACTCCTCCTTGGGGAACTTCCCGTCGCGGACCAGCGCCTCCAGCCGATCGATCTGCTGCGGCTCCCCGGCGATCAGGGGGGCGATCTCCGGCTTGGAGAATGGACCGAGCTGGACCTGGATCAAGGCGAAGCTCTCTTCCTTGATCCTCTCCTCGAACTTGCGGATGGCCTCCTTCTCGCTCTCCTTGTAGCGTTCGATGACCCCCTTGGTCCTCTCCTTGTACGCCTCGCTCTCGTAGATCTGCTGGATGCTCGTCTTCATGTGGACGATCAGGTCGCGCATGTCGTGGCGCAGCTTGCTCCCCTGCCCCGCGGGAAGGAGAATCGCCACCGGCATGTCCGGGTTCTTGAAGTTGTTGACATAGACGACGTCGGGAGGGGACTGGGCCGGGACGTCGAGCGTCTCCAGAAGCTGCTTGACCGAGGTCGTCCGGCCGGTACCGGGCTCGCCGCACACGAAGATGTTGTAACCTTTGCTTCGCACCTCGAGGCCGAGCATGATGGAG
Coding sequences:
- a CDS encoding ATP-dependent protease encodes the protein MSELRDCRVPPGDLRWNCDPASLPFETSDEIPCCEGIIGQDRAVGSIMLGLEVRSKGYNIFVCGEPGTGRTTSVKQLLETLDVPAQSPPDVVYVNNFKNPDMPVAILLPAGQGSKLRHDMRDLIVHMKTSIQQIYESEAYKERTKGVIERYKESEKEAIRKFEERIKEESFALIQVQLGPFSKPEIAPLIAGEPQQIDRLEALVRDGKFPKEEFQRLRAKYQELTGLMEETFHQVRDLKRGLRGELAELEREFGRPVVDDYMNDLKREYESPKVTEYLDGVREQILSHMDQFTERDGEEQPTAHPEVDAERFLQYQVNVLVDNSSTVRSPVIVETSPNYRNLFGTIEKVVDRSGHWRSDFTHVKAGSLLRANGGFIVLNLYDFIGEPGVWSALKRTLKNRQIDIQGYDPLYLFTTSALKPEPIPVRVRVVVIGDAYAYRILYAYDPDFRKIFKVKADFDSVMSRDAENIDRYTKFIRKIQSEEDLLPVQRTGVAAILEQGVRLAGRQSKLSTRFSEIADLVRESSYWAKRAGSKLVDATHVRKAIEEKIKRVGLIEDKIQELIVEGTLIVDSDGARVGQINGLSVIDLGDYMFGRPTRITAKTSVGRAGVINIEREADLSGPSHNKGVLILEGFFRNRFAQDKPLAMSASLCFEQSYSGVDGDSASSTEIYALLSSLADVPLRQDLAVTGSVNQHGEIQPIGGVNEKIEGFYEVCKARGLTGRQGVLIPEINMRDLMLRQEVVDAIAAGRFHVFAVRTVEEGAELLTGVKAGTRGPDGAYPKGSLFAKVDERLRAYSAAMKAFGAGGEEPAPPGGRG